One Microbacterium trichothecenolyticum DNA window includes the following coding sequences:
- a CDS encoding ABC transporter ATP-binding protein, with the protein MTLISATDTTLAYRLEGVTRTYRQRDRQVQALASIDLDIAAGDFVTIQGPTGGGKSTLLQMLGALDRPTAGTVMLGDLDIARASAAELARLRAHEIGFVFQGFNLIPTLTAAENVDMGLEPLGLDRPERLRRIADALVRVGLADRHDHRPSELSGGQQQRVAIARAIAKQPRVLLADEPTGNLDERMRDEILDVLEQLNTEGLTLVVVTHDSAVARRARRRLRLAGGRVTDITRG; encoded by the coding sequence ATGACCCTCATCTCAGCCACGGACACCACCCTCGCCTACCGCCTCGAGGGCGTCACCCGCACATACCGCCAGCGCGACCGCCAGGTGCAGGCGTTGGCGAGCATCGACCTCGACATCGCCGCGGGCGACTTCGTCACCATCCAGGGCCCCACGGGGGGCGGCAAATCGACACTGCTGCAGATGCTGGGAGCGCTCGACCGACCCACCGCGGGAACGGTGATGCTCGGCGACCTCGACATCGCCCGCGCATCGGCCGCGGAGCTCGCTCGCCTTCGCGCCCACGAGATCGGCTTCGTGTTCCAGGGGTTCAACCTCATCCCGACGCTCACCGCGGCCGAGAACGTCGACATGGGTCTCGAACCGCTCGGGCTCGATCGTCCCGAGCGGCTGCGCCGCATCGCCGACGCGCTGGTACGGGTCGGGCTGGCCGACCGGCACGACCACCGCCCGAGCGAGCTGTCGGGCGGACAGCAGCAGCGCGTCGCGATCGCTCGCGCCATCGCGAAGCAGCCGCGCGTGCTGCTGGCCGACGAGCCGACGGGGAACCTCGACGAGCGCATGCGCGACGAGATCCTCGACGTGCTCGAGCAGCTGAACACCGAGGGACTCACGTTGGTGGTCGTGACGCACGACTCGGCCGTGGCGCGACGAGCGCGGCGGCGGCTGCGCTTGGCCGGCGGCCGGGTGACCGACATCACGCGCGGCTGA
- a CDS encoding SRPBCC family protein, giving the protein MAARNTRLMRCTPDDLFAVLSDGWLYPVWVVGAARMRGVDPEWPQEGSRLHHSLGVWPVMIHDQTELVEWDPPRRLRLRPEAGILGRGVIRIDVREHAEGVAVTILEEPVSGAAAVLPSLLWRPLLIARNHECLNRLAFLAEGRREEREARELDHRTETPDPDDGTPSPQAREDVREASV; this is encoded by the coding sequence ATGGCCGCCCGCAACACGCGCCTGATGCGCTGCACACCCGACGATCTCTTCGCCGTGCTGTCGGACGGATGGCTCTACCCGGTGTGGGTCGTCGGAGCCGCGCGCATGCGCGGTGTCGATCCCGAGTGGCCGCAAGAGGGCTCGCGCCTGCATCACTCCCTCGGGGTATGGCCCGTAATGATCCACGACCAGACCGAACTGGTCGAGTGGGATCCCCCGCGCCGGCTGCGGCTTCGGCCGGAGGCGGGCATCCTGGGTCGCGGTGTCATCCGCATCGACGTGCGCGAGCATGCCGAGGGCGTCGCCGTCACCATCCTCGAGGAACCCGTGTCGGGTGCCGCCGCCGTTCTGCCGTCGCTGTTGTGGAGGCCGTTGCTCATAGCCCGCAACCACGAGTGCCTCAACCGTCTGGCGTTCCTGGCCGAGGGGCGTCGCGAAGAACGAGAGGCCCGCGAGCTCGACCATCGCACCGAGACGCCCGACCCCGACGACGGCACACCCTCACCGCAGGCGCGGGAAGACGTACGCGAAGCGAGCGTCTGA
- the mnhG gene encoding monovalent cation/H(+) antiporter subunit G, with the protein MTLDAVLDTVALVLVLIGALLCLTATIGLLRWRDVPTRLHAATKPQVLGVLLIVTAVVLSLRTWEALAFGIPVVLIQFATAPLAAHMVGRAAYRNRSTDEANLYIDELHHSTEQPGATGVETRPES; encoded by the coding sequence ATGACCCTCGACGCGGTTCTCGACACCGTCGCCCTCGTGCTCGTGCTCATCGGCGCGCTGCTGTGCCTGACCGCGACCATCGGTCTGCTGCGGTGGCGTGACGTGCCCACCCGACTGCACGCGGCGACCAAGCCGCAGGTGCTCGGTGTGCTGCTGATCGTGACGGCGGTCGTGCTGTCGCTGCGCACGTGGGAGGCGTTGGCCTTCGGCATCCCGGTCGTGCTCATCCAGTTCGCCACGGCGCCGCTCGCCGCTCACATGGTCGGTCGTGCCGCCTATCGCAACCGCAGCACCGACGAAGCGAACCTCTACATCGACGAACTGCATCACAGCACCGAGCAGCCCGGCGCGACCGGCGTCGAGACGCGGCCCGAGAGCTGA
- a CDS encoding monovalent cation/H+ antiporter complex subunit F: MTALVFVILVVFAVAAVLALIRLVIGPSILDRAVAADVLLTEVLCILGADMVINHHTRSLPAMLIIAAVGVFGSIAVARFVARKENPR, translated from the coding sequence GTGACCGCCCTCGTCTTCGTCATCCTCGTCGTCTTCGCCGTCGCCGCGGTGCTGGCACTGATCCGCCTCGTCATCGGTCCCTCGATCCTCGACCGTGCCGTCGCCGCCGACGTGCTGCTGACCGAGGTGCTCTGCATCCTCGGGGCCGACATGGTGATCAATCACCACACGCGGTCGCTTCCGGCGATGCTCATCATCGCCGCCGTCGGCGTCTTCGGATCGATCGCCGTCGCGCGCTTCGTGGCGCGGAAGGAGAACCCGAGATGA
- a CDS encoding Na+/H+ antiporter subunit E, translated as MSPSRRSQVTLFLHQLPFLLWLVALWMLLWGQFTWLALLTGLVAAILVTRVFRLPPVELSGRINLWYGLVFVVTFLGAVVKGSLIVAWQVLDFRRQPGAAIIAVALRVDDDVIMAHTAVTASLIPGSLIVDVDRENRTLFLHTIGVRSDEDAEHQRRIVLGWEARIARAVGSKEELQELRAKIAESHADARHAAESPRDGRTPL; from the coding sequence ATGAGTCCGTCCCGCCGCTCGCAGGTCACTCTTTTCCTGCACCAGTTGCCCTTCCTGTTGTGGCTCGTCGCCCTATGGATGCTGCTGTGGGGACAGTTCACCTGGTTGGCGTTGCTGACCGGTCTCGTCGCCGCGATCCTCGTGACCCGTGTCTTCCGGCTGCCCCCCGTCGAACTGTCGGGTCGCATCAACCTCTGGTACGGCCTGGTGTTCGTCGTCACCTTCCTCGGCGCGGTCGTGAAGGGCTCGCTCATCGTCGCCTGGCAGGTGCTCGACTTCCGCCGTCAGCCCGGTGCCGCGATCATCGCCGTTGCGCTGCGGGTCGACGACGACGTGATCATGGCGCACACCGCCGTCACGGCATCCCTCATCCCCGGCTCGCTCATCGTCGACGTCGACCGTGAGAACCGCACGCTGTTCCTGCACACCATCGGCGTCCGCAGCGATGAAGACGCCGAGCACCAGCGACGGATCGTGCTCGGCTGGGAAGCCCGCATCGCGCGGGCCGTCGGATCGAAAGAGGAACTGCAGGAGTTGCGCGCGAAGATCGCCGAGTCGCACGCCGACGCCCGGCACGCGGCCGAGTCGCCCCGCGACGGGAGGACCCCGCTGTGA
- a CDS encoding Na+/H+ antiporter subunit D, with translation MSALVPLLVGIPLIGAAINLIFGRRKRTQIVVSVASLTAVLVLGAILLVEVDMHGPLAVAIAAWDIPFGIVLYVDVLAALLVVVSSIVLLAVLLFSVGQGAADNDEDTPVSIFYPAYLILGAGIFNAFIAGDLFNLYVGFEILLVASYVLITLGGTESRIRTGVVYIVVSLVSSILFLAAIAMVYGALGTVNMVQISERMALLPQSTQTILHLMLLLAFAIKAAVFPLSFWLPDSYPTAPAPVTAVFAGLLTKVGVYAIIRTETQLFVANDLNFVLMMVALATMIVGILGAVAQAELKRILSFTLVSHIGYMIFGLAINTPLAVGATIYYIVHHIIVQTTLFLAVGLIERRAGSTSILKVKGLMRAAPLLAVLYFIPAINLGGLPPFSGFIGKYALFDAAAQVGTPVMMVLIVGGIVTSILTLYALMRAWNLSFWREDEDSPEAMERIAYLGNAPAAAISTERRTIPRIMTLATVGMVAVTVALTLFAGPLLDMCLRAGVTITDGVSLVQVQEQAGQQ, from the coding sequence ATGAGCGCCCTGGTTCCCCTGCTCGTCGGCATCCCGCTCATCGGCGCCGCGATCAACCTGATCTTCGGTCGGCGCAAGCGAACGCAGATCGTCGTTTCGGTGGCGTCGCTGACGGCCGTGCTCGTGCTGGGAGCGATCCTGCTCGTCGAGGTCGACATGCACGGCCCTCTCGCGGTCGCGATCGCCGCGTGGGACATCCCCTTCGGGATCGTGCTCTATGTCGACGTGTTGGCCGCGCTGCTCGTGGTGGTGTCGAGCATCGTGCTGCTCGCGGTCCTGCTGTTCTCGGTCGGCCAGGGGGCCGCCGACAACGACGAGGACACCCCGGTCTCGATCTTCTACCCGGCCTACCTGATCCTCGGTGCGGGCATCTTCAACGCGTTCATCGCCGGCGACCTGTTCAACCTCTACGTGGGCTTCGAGATCCTGCTCGTCGCGTCGTACGTGCTCATCACCCTCGGCGGCACGGAGTCGCGCATCCGCACGGGTGTCGTGTACATCGTCGTCTCGCTGGTGTCATCCATCCTGTTCCTCGCGGCCATCGCCATGGTCTACGGCGCGCTCGGCACCGTCAACATGGTGCAGATCAGCGAGCGCATGGCGCTGCTGCCGCAAAGCACTCAGACGATCCTGCACCTCATGCTGCTGCTCGCCTTCGCGATCAAGGCCGCCGTCTTCCCGCTGTCGTTCTGGTTGCCCGACTCGTACCCGACCGCTCCCGCGCCCGTCACGGCGGTGTTCGCGGGCCTGCTGACCAAGGTGGGCGTCTACGCGATCATCCGTACCGAGACGCAGCTCTTCGTCGCCAACGACCTGAACTTCGTGCTGATGATGGTCGCGCTCGCCACGATGATCGTCGGCATCCTGGGCGCCGTCGCGCAGGCGGAGCTCAAGCGCATCCTGTCTTTCACGCTGGTGAGCCACATCGGCTACATGATCTTCGGCCTGGCCATCAACACGCCGCTGGCGGTGGGGGCGACGATCTACTACATCGTCCACCACATCATCGTGCAGACGACCCTGTTCCTCGCGGTGGGCCTCATCGAGCGCCGCGCCGGCAGCACCTCGATCCTGAAGGTGAAGGGGCTCATGCGAGCGGCGCCGCTGCTGGCCGTGCTGTACTTCATCCCGGCCATCAACCTCGGCGGTCTGCCGCCGTTCTCGGGATTCATCGGCAAATACGCCCTGTTCGATGCTGCGGCCCAGGTGGGCACCCCCGTGATGATGGTGCTCATCGTCGGCGGCATCGTGACCTCGATCCTCACCCTGTACGCCCTCATGCGCGCGTGGAACCTGTCGTTCTGGCGCGAAGACGAAGATTCGCCCGAGGCGATGGAGCGCATCGCGTACCTGGGCAACGCCCCCGCGGCGGCCATCTCGACCGAGCGTCGCACGATCCCCCGCATCATGACTCTCGCGACCGTGGGAATGGTGGCCGTGACCGTGGCCCTGACCCTCTTTGCCGGCCCTCTGCTCGACATGTGCCTACGAGCAGGTGTCACGATCACCGACGGTGTGAGTCTCGTGCAGGTGCAGGAACAGGCAGGTCAGCAATGA
- a CDS encoding Na(+)/H(+) antiporter subunit C, whose protein sequence is MSISFVLVIVMAVLFACGVYAMLERSLTRVLIGFLLLGNAANLLLLIVMGVPGTAPFYDGGRTDAAEMSDALPQALTLTAIVITFGISAFLLALIYRSWQLGQADTVVDDAEDLALRARTSAESEDAMDEEARSDDEDVTTDFVGDVASPIRVLHQGDISQLVDDAPVDRVAVRRDDKRPGGDSEDGDRA, encoded by the coding sequence GTGAGCATCTCCTTCGTGTTGGTCATCGTCATGGCCGTGCTGTTCGCGTGCGGTGTGTACGCCATGCTCGAGCGCAGCCTCACGCGTGTGCTCATCGGCTTCCTGCTGCTCGGCAACGCGGCCAACCTGCTGCTGCTGATCGTGATGGGCGTGCCCGGTACGGCGCCGTTCTACGACGGCGGCCGAACGGATGCCGCCGAGATGTCCGACGCGCTCCCGCAGGCGCTCACACTGACCGCCATCGTCATCACCTTCGGCATCTCGGCGTTCCTGCTCGCGCTGATCTACCGCTCCTGGCAGCTGGGCCAGGCCGACACCGTGGTCGACGACGCCGAAGACCTGGCCCTGCGGGCGCGCACGTCGGCCGAGTCGGAAGACGCGATGGACGAGGAGGCGCGTTCCGACGACGAAGACGTGACGACGGACTTCGTCGGCGATGTCGCCTCGCCCATCCGTGTGCTCCACCAGGGCGACATCTCGCAGCTGGTCGACGATGCGCCGGTCGATCGCGTCGCGGTGCGCCGTGACGACAAGCGACCCGGGGGCGACTCCGAGGACGGTGATCGCGCATGA